The Acinetobacter defluvii genome includes a region encoding these proteins:
- a CDS encoding NAD-dependent succinate-semialdehyde dehydrogenase, which translates to MSALQENALFQQSAFIAGQWVNADDQDHVIVTNPATDEEIGSIPNMGQAEAQKAVECAYDALQFWKALTAQARADLLLEWHKLTLEHANELAQIMTIEQGKPLAEALGEVKYAASFIQWFAEEGKRVYGDVIPTTNAGQRFLVTKEPVGVVAAITPWNFPLAMITRKAAPALAAGCTIVIKPANETPYCALAIAKLAEKAGIPAGVINVVTGKSEAIGSIFTTHEKVKKLTFTGSTPVGRLLMQQCAPTIKKLALELGGNAPLIVFEDADLDKAVQGAMLAKYRNAGQTCVCANRIYVHKNIYAAFTEKFVAAVQALKIGNGLNEGVQIGPLINEKAVLKAEKLIDEACSKGAKIACGGQRHTLGHSFFEPTILTHVDQSMEIVSEEIFGPVAPLISFETDEEVIEQANATIYGLAAYIYTENISRIFKVSEQLEYGMVGMNSTVISNEVVPFGGVKQSGLGREGSKYGLEEFMTIKYLCLAV; encoded by the coding sequence ATGTCAGCATTACAAGAAAACGCTTTATTCCAACAATCTGCATTTATTGCAGGACAGTGGGTTAATGCCGATGATCAAGACCATGTGATTGTCACCAACCCTGCTACAGATGAAGAAATCGGTTCAATTCCAAATATGGGACAAGCCGAAGCACAAAAAGCGGTTGAATGTGCTTATGACGCTTTACAGTTTTGGAAAGCATTAACTGCTCAAGCACGTGCCGATTTATTATTGGAATGGCACAAGCTCACTCTAGAACATGCCAATGAACTTGCTCAAATCATGACCATTGAACAAGGTAAACCATTGGCGGAAGCTTTAGGTGAAGTGAAATATGCAGCCTCATTTATTCAATGGTTTGCCGAAGAAGGCAAGCGTGTTTATGGTGATGTGATTCCAACTACCAATGCTGGTCAGCGCTTTTTAGTGACCAAAGAACCTGTAGGTGTTGTTGCTGCAATTACGCCGTGGAATTTTCCATTGGCAATGATTACACGTAAAGCTGCACCAGCACTTGCAGCAGGTTGTACGATTGTGATTAAACCTGCCAATGAAACGCCGTATTGCGCATTAGCCATTGCAAAATTGGCAGAAAAAGCAGGTATTCCTGCGGGCGTAATTAACGTTGTAACTGGTAAATCTGAGGCGATTGGTTCTATTTTTACCACACATGAAAAAGTGAAAAAATTGACCTTTACAGGTTCAACACCTGTGGGGCGTTTGCTCATGCAACAATGTGCGCCAACTATTAAAAAACTTGCGCTAGAACTAGGTGGTAATGCACCACTGATTGTATTTGAAGATGCTGATTTAGACAAAGCGGTTCAAGGTGCAATGTTAGCAAAATACCGTAATGCAGGACAAACCTGTGTATGTGCTAACCGTATTTATGTACATAAAAATATCTATGCTGCATTTACTGAAAAATTTGTCGCAGCGGTACAGGCTTTAAAAATTGGCAATGGTTTGAATGAAGGTGTGCAAATTGGGCCATTAATCAATGAAAAAGCTGTACTTAAAGCTGAAAAATTGATTGATGAAGCATGCAGCAAAGGTGCAAAAATTGCCTGTGGTGGTCAGCGTCATACATTAGGTCATAGCTTTTTTGAGCCAACGATTTTGACCCATGTGGATCAAAGCATGGAGATTGTGTCTGAAGAAATTTTTGGACCTGTTGCACCATTGATCAGTTTTGAAACTGATGAAGAAGTGATTGAACAAGCCAATGCCACAATTTACGGCTTAGCAGCTTATATCTATACCGAAAATATTTCTCGTATTTTCAAAGTTTCAGAGCAACTTGAATATGGCATGGTTGGCATGAATTCAACGGTAATTTCCAATGAAGTTGTGCCATTCGGTGGCGTGAAACAATCAGGTCTAGGGCGTGAAGGTTCTAAATATGGTTTGGAAGAATTTATGACCATTAAATATTTATGTTTAGCGGTTTAA
- the cntB gene encoding carnitine monooxygenase, reductase subunit CntB, whose translation MTDSYQMFPSVVTAVEQLTPLIKRFTFKRQDGENFPAFTGGSHIIIKMNDKLSNAYSLMSNVNDLSTYQVCVRKDVGGKGGSVFMHDHCVQDFKLEISSPKNLFELAQTGEKHILIAGGIGITPFLPQMDELAERGANYELHYAFRSPEHAALLDDLKQSIHAEHVYSYIDSEGSHLDLNALIGQQDKGTHVYVCGPKPMIDAVINTCNQHRYRDEYIHWEQFAVSAPENAESFTVVLAKSNQRIEVMADQTILQAIESLNIDVECLCREGVCGTCETAILQGEAEHFDQYLDDDEKASQQSMMICVSRAKGKEITLDL comes from the coding sequence ATGACTGACAGTTATCAAATGTTTCCCTCTGTTGTTACAGCAGTTGAACAACTTACGCCATTGATCAAACGTTTTACTTTTAAGCGCCAAGATGGTGAAAATTTTCCAGCATTTACGGGCGGAAGTCATATCATTATTAAAATGAATGACAAACTCTCCAATGCTTATTCATTAATGAGTAATGTTAATGATTTATCGACCTATCAAGTGTGTGTCCGTAAAGACGTGGGCGGAAAAGGTGGCTCGGTATTTATGCATGATCACTGTGTGCAAGATTTTAAACTTGAGATTTCTTCACCGAAAAATCTTTTTGAATTGGCACAAACAGGTGAAAAACATATTCTGATTGCAGGTGGTATCGGAATTACTCCATTCTTACCGCAAATGGATGAATTGGCTGAACGTGGTGCAAATTATGAGTTGCATTATGCATTCCGTTCACCTGAGCATGCAGCTTTATTGGATGATTTAAAACAAAGTATTCATGCAGAACATGTGTATAGTTATATTGACAGTGAAGGTTCGCATTTAGACTTAAATGCTTTAATTGGTCAGCAAGATAAAGGTACACATGTGTATGTTTGTGGACCAAAACCGATGATTGATGCAGTGATTAATACTTGCAATCAACATCGTTATCGTGATGAATATATTCATTGGGAACAGTTTGCAGTAAGTGCACCTGAAAATGCTGAATCATTTACTGTGGTTCTCGCTAAATCGAATCAACGTATTGAAGTGATGGCGGATCAAACGATTTTGCAAGCTATTGAGTCTTTAAATATTGATGTTGAATGTTTATGCCGTGAAGGTGTATGTGGTACTTGTGAAACGGCAATTTTACAAGGTGAAGCAGAACATTTTGACCAATATTTAGATGATGATGAAAAAGCCTCGCAACAAAGTATGATGATCTGTGTATCACGTGCTAAAGGTAAAGAAATTACTTTGGATTTATAA
- the guaA gene encoding glutamine-hydrolyzing GMP synthase has translation MTTNTQITEDRILILDFGSQYSQLIARRVREAGVYSEMYAFDMSEEDIRAFNPNGIILSGGPESVHEEGSPRAPECVFTLGVPVLGICYGLQTMSEQLGGKVEPGTVHEFGYAAVDVLVRDPLLGDLNDGDDKLNVWMSHGDKVSAIPAGFKVTASTPSCPFAAVSDEARRFYGVQFHPEVTHTAKGAELLSNFVHGICGCRNLWNSENIIDLRVEQLRAQIGDQKVLLGLSGGVDSSVVAALLHKAIGDQLTCVFVDNGLLRLNEGQQVMDMFAKNMGIRVIRADAEDRFLSALAGEVDPEKKRKIIGREFIEVFAEEARKLDGVNFLAQGTIYPDVIESAATKNGKAHVIKSHHNVGGLPEDLAFELVEPIRDLFKDEVRRLGTTLGLPHEMLYRHPFPGPGLGVRILGEVKKEYADILRLADDIFMQELRASGWYDKTAQAFAVFQPVKSVGVVGDGRRYAWVIALRAVETVDFMTARFAHLPYELVDKISTRIMNEIKDVSRVVYDVSSKPPATIEWE, from the coding sequence ATGACGACCAATACCCAAATTACTGAAGATCGTATCCTCATCTTGGATTTCGGTTCTCAATATAGCCAGTTGATTGCACGCCGTGTTCGTGAAGCTGGTGTATATTCTGAAATGTATGCTTTTGATATGTCTGAGGAAGACATTCGTGCATTTAATCCTAACGGAATTATCTTGTCTGGCGGCCCTGAAAGTGTGCATGAAGAAGGCAGCCCACGTGCACCAGAATGCGTATTTACATTGGGTGTTCCTGTATTGGGTATTTGCTATGGACTGCAAACCATGTCAGAACAACTTGGCGGTAAAGTTGAGCCAGGTACAGTGCATGAGTTTGGTTATGCGGCTGTCGATGTATTGGTTCGTGATCCATTGCTTGGTGACTTAAATGATGGCGATGACAAACTGAATGTTTGGATGAGTCACGGCGACAAAGTTTCTGCGATCCCAGCAGGTTTTAAGGTGACGGCAAGTACACCAAGCTGTCCATTTGCGGCAGTATCTGATGAAGCACGTCGTTTCTATGGTGTGCAATTCCATCCAGAAGTGACACACACTGCTAAAGGTGCTGAGTTATTGTCGAACTTTGTACATGGTATTTGTGGTTGCCGTAATTTATGGAACTCTGAAAATATTATCGACTTACGTGTTGAACAACTTCGTGCGCAAATTGGTGATCAGAAAGTACTTTTAGGTCTTTCAGGCGGTGTAGATTCATCTGTGGTTGCTGCACTTTTACATAAAGCCATTGGTGATCAATTGACTTGTGTATTTGTAGACAACGGCTTACTTCGTTTAAATGAAGGTCAGCAAGTGATGGACATGTTTGCGAAAAACATGGGTATTCGTGTGATTCGTGCTGATGCTGAAGATCGTTTCTTGTCTGCACTTGCGGGTGAAGTTGATCCTGAGAAAAAGCGTAAAATCATTGGGCGTGAGTTCATCGAAGTCTTTGCTGAAGAAGCACGTAAGCTTGATGGGGTAAATTTCTTGGCTCAAGGTACAATTTACCCTGACGTGATCGAATCTGCTGCAACAAAAAATGGTAAAGCGCATGTAATCAAATCACACCATAACGTGGGTGGTTTACCTGAAGATTTAGCTTTTGAATTGGTTGAGCCAATTCGTGATTTGTTTAAAGATGAAGTACGCCGTTTAGGGACGACTTTAGGTTTACCACATGAAATGCTTTATCGTCATCCATTCCCTGGTCCTGGTTTGGGTGTGCGTATTCTGGGTGAAGTGAAAAAAGAATATGCTGACATTTTACGTTTAGCTGATGACATCTTTATGCAAGAGCTTCGTGCAAGCGGTTGGTATGATAAAACTGCGCAAGCGTTTGCTGTATTCCAACCAGTGAAATCTGTGGGTGTGGTTGGTGATGGTCGTCGTTATGCGTGGGTGATTGCGCTTCGTGCGGTTGAAACTGTTGACTTTATGACTGCACGTTTTGCACATCTTCCTTATGAGTTGGTTGATAAAATCTCAACACGTATCATGAATGAGATCAAAGACGTTTCTCGTGTGGTGTATGACGTTTCTTCTAAACCACCAGCGACGATTGAGTGGGAGTAA
- a CDS encoding IS4 family transposase, translated as MKLSQNLDITLQQTLPSLSQFSELIDLNWIEDCLNQTGKASIRKRKLPAEHVVWLVIGLALFRNQPIWYVVQQLQLVFGTTEYCVPSASVQARQRLGLEPMSALFSTLSQAWLKDSQQQYNNFHGLCVCAVDGVVWSMPHTEENFKHFGSSKGKTAVVPYPQVRATCLVNTNTHEMIDAQIGSMDQGELTLASQLKAPAHSITLFDRAYFSADFLVSWQSQAEESHWLMRAKDNLRYEVIHNNAAHDFQIKMPVSPRAKKINPALGDYWEARLLEVEYAGKTRRYITSLTDSKAYPFKDLAMLYMQRWEIEMCYREIKSDLQDSKVLRSKQPDLVYQELWGVFIAYNILRRQMKFIAQHANVSPLRISFHIASIGIINILRHTPLESAGNLPKHLAQLFEQSKIFVLPEKRQRECSRVVKIKAQKYPRKCQSIS; from the coding sequence ATGAAATTATCTCAGAATTTAGATATAACATTACAACAAACCTTGCCTTCACTTTCTCAATTTAGTGAGTTAATTGATTTAAACTGGATTGAAGATTGCTTAAATCAAACAGGTAAAGCATCCATTCGAAAAAGAAAACTTCCTGCTGAACATGTTGTTTGGTTAGTCATTGGACTTGCTCTATTTCGAAACCAACCAATTTGGTATGTAGTTCAGCAATTACAACTTGTTTTCGGTACAACAGAATACTGTGTACCTAGTGCATCGGTACAGGCAAGACAGCGCTTAGGTTTAGAACCTATGAGTGCTTTATTTTCAACATTAAGTCAGGCATGGCTTAAAGACTCACAACAACAATATAATAACTTTCATGGTCTGTGCGTTTGTGCTGTAGACGGCGTGGTTTGGTCTATGCCTCATACCGAAGAAAACTTTAAGCACTTTGGCTCTTCTAAAGGGAAAACAGCAGTTGTTCCTTATCCACAAGTTAGAGCAACTTGTCTTGTGAATACCAATACACATGAAATGATCGATGCCCAAATTGGCAGTATGGATCAAGGTGAATTAACCTTAGCTAGTCAATTAAAAGCACCTGCTCATAGTATTACCTTATTTGATCGTGCTTACTTCTCTGCTGATTTTTTAGTGAGTTGGCAATCTCAGGCAGAAGAAAGTCATTGGTTGATGCGTGCAAAAGATAACCTTCGTTATGAAGTTATTCACAATAATGCCGCCCATGACTTTCAGATAAAAATGCCTGTTTCACCAAGAGCAAAAAAGATCAATCCAGCATTAGGTGATTATTGGGAAGCCCGTTTGCTTGAAGTTGAATATGCAGGAAAAACGAGGCGTTACATTACATCATTGACAGATTCTAAAGCGTATCCATTCAAAGACCTTGCGATGCTTTATATGCAGCGTTGGGAAATAGAAATGTGTTATCGAGAAATTAAAAGTGATTTACAGGATTCAAAGGTTTTAAGAAGTAAGCAACCTGATTTGGTGTATCAAGAATTGTGGGGTGTATTTATAGCTTATAATATTTTGAGACGACAGATGAAATTTATCGCCCAACATGCAAATGTCAGTCCTTTAAGGATCAGTTTCCATATTGCATCCATAGGTATTATCAATATCTTAAGACATACGCCTTTAGAGTCAGCAGGAAACTTACCTAAACATTTAGCACAATTATTTGAACAATCAAAAATATTTGTATTACCTGAAAAAAGGCAGAGAGAATGTTCACGAGTCGTGAAAATTAAAGCACAAAAATATCCAAGAAAATGCCAGTCAATTTCTTAA